A window from Montipora capricornis isolate CH-2021 chromosome 7, ASM3666992v2, whole genome shotgun sequence encodes these proteins:
- the LOC138056659 gene encoding uncharacterized protein: MAEDSEEMFVWGDDFDAILAILEEDEAIDHHFTSVIKETQTQEIVCNKCGKKYETRGGYERHTLAKHSQDSHGAATPFSNSLLEGTVAIAVRNINAAGVFAENLRKELSSYVYQPLSESSDEYSFLKTLYDDFTKSGNLDKYYSKYYAKVPLRSTTFFSGLSRNAATVLSTKVADSLIAFNKKESESTNTTTTTTILNERDIAALQYLGGYVLHKLYRKHAKANTKESQQAMAILKAGKLEESTHGATTQKLITSLNRGGLWSITMPAQRIFVKIEKHFRLLTLNINLQGINLSGITRKAITDSDILSNFDLMVADASIESGSHVRKDVLYSIVKLYVRVGAFSVSKDVIQKYKLLTKQTKTKSLRKELSRNQEEPRQD, from the exons atggcggaggactcGGAGGAAATGTTCGTGTGGGGAGACGATTTTGATGCTATTTTAGCGATTTTAGAGGAAGATGAAGCTATTGATCATCATTTTACATCAGTTATTAAAGAA ACCCAGACCCAAGAAATTGTTTGCAACAAATGTGGAAAGAAGTATGAGACAAGAGGTGGCTATGAAAGGCATACATTGGCGAAACATAGTCAAGACAGCCATGGTGCAGCGACGCCATTCAGCAATAGTCTACTCGAAGGAACTGTGGCTATAGCTGTACGAAACATCAATGCAGCTGGAGTATTTGCGGAAAACCTTAGGAAAGAACTAAGTTCCTATGTTTACCAGCCTCTTTCAGAGAGTTCGGATGAATATTCTTTCTTAAAAACACTGTATGATGACTTCACAAAGAGTGGAAACCTGGACAAGTACTACAGCAAGTATTATGCGAAGGTCCCTTTGAGATCCACTACATTCTTCTCTGGTCTATCCAGAAATGCAGCTACTGTGTTATCCACTAAAGTAGCTGACAgtttgatcgctttcaacaagAAGGAAAGTGAGAGCACAAATACCACAACCACCACAACTATTCTAAATGAAAGAGATATAGCTGCCCTTCAATACCTTGGAGGATATGTTCTGCACAAATTATATAGAAAACATGCCAAGGCCAATACCAAGGAAAGTCAACAAGCTATGGCTATACTCAAAGCTGGCAAGTTAGAGGAAAGTACACATGGTGCTACTACTCAAAAACTTATAACATCCTTAAACAGAGGTGGACTGTGGAGTATTACAATGCCTGCACAGAGAATATTTGTAAAGATTGAGAAACATTTTAGACTGCTAACCCTAAACATCAATTTACAAGGAATAAATCTTAGTGGTATTACACGCAAGGCAATAACTGATAGTGacattttatcaaattttgatttaatggtAGCAGATGCAAGTATCGAATCAGGAAGTCATGTAAGAAAGGATGTTTTGTACAGCATTGTGAAACTTTATGTTAGAGTTGGAGCATTTTCTGTCTCCAAGGATGTAATTCAGAAGTACAAACTTCTGACAAAACAGACTAAAACCAAGTCCTTACGCAAGGAATTGTCGAGGAACCAAGAAGAACCACGACAAGATTAA
- the LOC138056656 gene encoding uncharacterized protein isoform X1 produces MGRKKRSLLIRNDSKDADLKLNLYDSGDVVCWMPYTSKLIKQSDLLLCTSKWGCKLELVARFLTDKKQSTKIILKPQQWIGDRYVRITESLDVIEDDLCNHPEEKKKGLQKNNRDKELENTDGGRNFYSILRLDMDKVRALTKDEQDKAIFRAFLLEIQIWHPDHNEEGDMQIVKELIMAYDVLKDREKRARYNNLVDFDKGWLSGKRFKAVFWPECETPAQRLAWIKRMGLLALSAGLTIAGIVSVVLTAGWSSPFLIGTIEGGVNSLCETVSKKAVLDGCDVKKWLMSTQIGYLLAFLPGGAAIATAALETAAVSVAELKGIRLAIAAGCAIVSSLGKDAKRRFIDGEEITIKQALGHAACQCAAAVAATLAVTVGEVGSAIPVNDEAALDEIGEQGASLPDQAKHLIKRIPEPLTKGVIRVAIEKAGEIAEKQLEFPETITPLNLPGVVVIEKAVELLENLEDLSSEEENPAGSESSHEVVDIIDKRERRKRPKFAVMKYVSDGWWYSGLSKMVVKFLLNGKKFTKEVTGKRQQVKIHSRATQIEVSFKIWRPPWGDILKYDRFKRCWCEPKEPHVFRYPTPVHRTFTTEGSLWLEAVMKVTDEHHNETEDM; encoded by the coding sequence ATGGGAAGAAAAAAGAGATCATTGTTGATCAGAAACGACTCTAAAGATGCCGATCTGAAGCTCAATCTCTATGACTCAGGTGATGTAGTTTGCTGGATGCCGTACACATCAAAGTTAATCAAACAAAGTGATCTGCTCCTTTGCACAAGCAAATGGGGGTGCAAGCTCGAGCTGGTTGCACGGTTTTTAACCGACAAAAAACAATCTacgaaaatcattttaaaaccacaGCAGTGGATTGGAGATAGATATGTAAGGATCACGGAATCTCTTGATGTAATCGAGGATGACCTTTGTAATCATCCggaggaaaagaaaaagggCCTCCAAAAAAACAACAGAGACAAAGAGCTCGAGAACACTGATGGGGGACGTAATTTTTACAGCATTCTGAGGCTTGACATGGACAAGGTGCGAGCCTTGACGAAGGACGAACAGGATAAAGCAATCTTCAGGGCTTTCCTCCTGGAGATACAAATATGGCATCCTGACCATAACGAAGAAGGCGATATGCAAATTGTCAAAGAGTTGATCATGGCCTATGATGTTTTAAAAGACCGAGAAAAACGTGCGCGATACAACAACTTGGTCGACTTTGATAAGGGGTGGCTGTCGGGGAAACGGTTCAAGGCTGTGTTTTGGCCGGAATGCGAAACACCTGCTCAACGTCTGGCGTGGATTAAGAGGATGGGTCTGCTTGCTTTATCGGCTGGTCTTACTATCGCAGGCATTGTGTCGGTCGTTCTTACCGCTGGCTGGTCGTCTCCTTTCCTGATTGGTACTATTGAAGGAGGGGTAAACTCGCTATGCGAGACTGTTAGCAAGAAGGCAGTCTTGGATGGGTGCGATGTTAAAAAATGGCTCATGTCTACACAGATTGGATATCTTCTTGCCTTTCTGCCCGGTGGAGCCGCTATAGCAACAGCTGCCCTGGAGACTGCGGCCGTCTCAGTTGCTGAGCTGAAGGGAATAAGATTAGCCATTGCCGCTGGTTGTGCAATTGTATCATCCCTTGGTAAAGATGCAAAAAGACGATTCATCGATGGTGAGGAAATCACAATAAAGCAGGCACTCGGTCATGCAGCATGTCAGTGCGCAGCAGCTGTCGCGGCAACGCTTGCAGTTACAGTGGGCGAAGTTGGTTCTGCAATACCCGTCAATGATGAGGCCGCACTGGACGAAATTGGTGAGCAGGGAGCGTCACTTCCCGATCAAGCAAAGCACTTAATAAAGCGCATTCCAGAACCATTAACCAAGGGAGTCATAAGAGTTGCAATTGAGAAAGCTGGTGAGATTGCTGaaaagcaattagaatttcCAGAAACAATTACACCCTTAAACCTCCCGGGTGTTGTTGTGATTGAGAAGGCTGTGGAGCTATTAGAGAATTTGGAGGATCTAAGCTCTGAAGAGGAAAATCCAGCTGGCTCAGAATCAAGCCATGAAGTTGTTGACATTATTGACAAGCGAGAACGACGAAAAAGGCCCAAATTTGCAGTCATGAAATACGTATCTGATGGTTGGTGGTACTCAGGGCTCTCCAAAATGGTTGTGAAGTTCCTACTGAACGGCAAGAAATTTACAAAGGAAGTAACAGGAAAGAGACAGCAGGTTAAAATCCATAGCCGTGCGACGCAAATCGAAGTGTCCTTCAAAATATGGCGGCCTCCTTGGGGTGACATTTTAAAATATGATCGTTTCAAAAGATGCTGGTGTGAGCCTAAAGAGCCACACGTGTTTCGCTACCCAACTCCAGTACATCGCACGTTTACCACTGAAGGTTCTTTGTGGTTGGAGGCAGTGATGAAGGTGACAGACGAACATCACAATGAAACAGAAGACATGTGA